Proteins encoded together in one Penicillium digitatum chromosome 1, complete sequence window:
- a CDS encoding cytochrome P450, translated as MLASAGDTGYLRQKRLLAHAFSERSLRDQEKPILGNIDIFIRRLEEYANIENEGKPINLTNPGCYRQLSKEVRISFSSKNAPVPASGPRELKINPLLRIQNLFLSHPHRPPSPLPTTQASAARPTLQNQNRFILSLYNYFPWVYARAWVATSHTQKCVYHSAL; from the exons ATGCTTGCATC TGCCGGTGATACAGGTTATTTACGGCAGAAGCGGCTGTTAGCTCATGCGTTTTCGGAGCGATCGTTGCGCGACCAGGAGAAGCCGATTCTTGGGAACATCGACATCTTCATTCGCCGATTAGAAGAATATGCCAACATTGAGAATGAGGGTAAACCCATAAATCTA ACGAACCCAGGCTGCTATCGACAACTTTCCAAGGAAGTCCGCATCTCTTTCAGCTCTAAAAAT GCCCCCGTGCCGGCCAGTGGACCCCGGGAGCTCAAAATCAACCCGCTTCTGAGAATTCA AAACCTGTTTCTCTCGCACCCTCATCG ACCCCCGTCTCCGTTGCCCACAACTCAAGCATCCGCGGCACGTCCAACTTTGCAAAACCAAAATCGGTTTATCCTGAGC CTCTATAACTATTTTCCATGGGTCTACGCTCGTGCCTGGGTCGCAA CCTCGCATACGCAGAAATGCGTCTACCACTCTGCCTTATAA
- a CDS encoding Nuclear cohesin complex subunit (Psc3), putative: MDIDNPPLSSPRGLSSTPAEDRRKSGRQTRRPEVFSQTTYSAEEQAAGGKRKRGEAREDSDEDASESDSDDVGDDEADEEEFKEKRRAARRPGAKKSKSKPKTKGLHASKKAKVASNGLGRQLAFRPATNSRLPAARPRKPNVRPSLAAGERGLFAEVFGKSSDADTVAAQWLSQYQRNNGQAMRDLVNFILRCTGTDLEIDINEVEDIDNAPGRIGDLQNLYQAQGITEYPIISKAKKFRAFSVLLEEFTVALIQTFHASSILYTDDTLLENIQIWISSMSTSKCRPFRHTATLISLAIMNALCEIASEVTTSVSTSRKQLESEKKKKTVNKGRVEAIKTAVSEGEQKVERLDEFLQDGFDTVFVHRYRDIDGQIRAECLTALGGWIRTYREMFFEGQYLRYLGWTLADVIAQTRLVALTELLSLYENRDNLAGLHSFTDRFRQRIVEIAVQDADVSVRMAAIELLNHLREGGLLEPNDIDAVGRLVFDLDPRIRKTAGRFFVANVQDAYESITEGLGEEITELLADDDEDDYELPKHSWIKFKCLTELFQAYDAQQAEQQPEPISRVTLLGTAVESRFALATEAVFPHLEELSQWPSLAGYLLYDHSQITDTPSEDDAAGVVKNTYKMQEGQETILLEVLCAAVKLRVLDIAKFDIDKRGRKTKALSAKTSELQEELSHNLAQIIPGLLNKFGSTPEAASAVLRLEHLVDLNTIQDLQKDATAYTSLLNDINKQFLTHSDQDVLAEASVAFLHAKSSEEMREALESKVQELWDDMVDALAVFSRKKDVQEGGSISDPTLTDLTNTVSRISNLAGITDCTSILETAPNSRSQSKKDHTEAPFNTLIHLAKRGLRNEDGDEDTAKAENELVSSSIRSLLFYFMWKVQALSTALNDGKASFSTSYFEALTKSRETFALTLVNIMETRPGLNDICFAATTTYLDLQTLFSTLRNIGQGNGNDEDVLFQTQGLIHEIGPDIQALITKIHGTAERTFAKKSRLNLEPADDDAPASEDELDSEDEASDSEDEAIINDRLRSSIIAEQRLCELTGKLVLAIIARTIDASGSKRGALKKRLLRNKASLGLNYREVLSFLEERKARNAPRSKGKQPAKPAASPAKGSKSAEQIDDDDEHDQPEPIEEDDEEDLRARGLVEEDVEHENGDEDEELTPAPEADEDEVMGD, translated from the exons ATGGATATCGACAACCCACCTTTATCAAGCCCCCGTGGCCTGTCATCAACCCCCGCCGAAGACCGACGCAAATCCGGTCGACAGACGCGACGGCCCGAAGTATTCTCACAGACCACATATTCTGCCGAAGAACAAGCTGCCGGTGGAAAGCGCAAGCGAGGCGAGGCGCGCGAGGATAGCGATGAGGACGCGTCTGAGTCCGACAGTGATGATGTTGGCGACGACGAGGCCGATGAGGAGGAATTTAAAGAGAAGCGACGCGCCGCACGTCGACCTGGTGCTAAGAAATCCAAATCTAAACCTAAGACCAAGGGATTGCATGCTTCGAAGAAAGCCAAGGTTGCAAGTAACGGGTTAGGGAGACAGCTCGCCTTCCGACCAGCCACCAATAGCCGACTACCCGCTGCTCGTCCCCGGAAACCGAACGTACGGCCTAGTCTCGCGGCGGGTGAACGCGGATTGTTCG CTGAGGTCTTTGGAAAAAGCAGCGATGCCGATACAGTGGCCGCTCAGTGGTTGTCTCAATACCAGCGTAACAATGGGCAGGCTATGCGGGACCTCGTCAACTTCATCCTACGATGCACGGGTACCGATCTTGAGATCGACATTAATGAAGTGGAAGACATTGACAATGCTCCGGGCCGAATCGGAGATTTGCAGAACCTTTACCAAGCGCAAGGCATCACCGAATACCCAATCATCTCCAAAGCGAAGAAGTTCAGAGCGTTCTCGGTCCTCCTTGAAGAATTCACTGTCGCACTGATCCAAACTTTCCATGCCTCTTCCATCTTGTACACCGATGATACCCTGCTCGAAAACATTCAGATATGGATCTCTTCCATGTCAACATCAAAATGCCGACCATTCCGGCACACGGCGACCTTGATCTCTCTCGCAATCATGAACGCCTTATGTGAAATTGCAAGTGAGGTGACGACAAGCGTATCTACTTCCAGAAAACAACTTGAaagtgaaaagaaaaagaagacggTAAACAAGGGTCGTGTGGAAGCAATTAAAACGGCTGTCTCAGAGGGTGAACAGAAGGTGGAGCGACTAGACGAGTTCCTGCAGGATGGATTCGACACTGTATTTGTCCATCGTTACCGGGACATTGACGGTCAGATCCGTGCCGAGTGTCTGACAGCCCTAGGCGGATGGATTCGTACATACCGAGAAATGTTCTTTGAGGGCCAGTATCTGCGATATCTGGGATGGACCCTCGCCGATGTCATTGCGCAGACCAGACTGGTTGCCTTGACTGAGCTTTTGAGTCTTTATGAGAACCGTGACAACCTCGCTGGTTTACACTCTTTCACTGATCGATTCCGGCAGCGAATCGTGGAGATCGCTGTTCAAGATGCTGATGTTTCGGTGCGCATGGCTGCGATTGAGCTGCTTAACCACCTTCGTGAAGGGGGCTTACTTGAGCCAAACGATATTGATGCTGTCGGTCGACTGGTGTTTGATTTGGATCCCCGAATTCGGAAAACAGCTGGACGCTTCTTTGTTGCCAACGTTCAAGATGCATATGAGTCAATCACTGAAGGGTTGGGAGAGGAGATCACGGAATTGCTggccgatgatgatgaagacgacTATGAATTGCCTAAGCACTCATGGATCAAGTTCAAATGCCTCACCGAGCTGTTCCAGGCCTACGATGCACAACAAGCCGAACAGCAACCAGAGCCAATTTCTCGGGTCACACTGCTGGGAACAGCTGTAGAGTCGCGCTTTGCCCTCGCGACTGAGGCTGTCTTCCCCCACCTGGAAGAGCTTTCTCAATGGCCATCTCTGGCTGGTTATCTGCTTTATGATCACTCTCAAATCACCGATACGCCATCTGAAGATGATGCTGCCGGGGTTGTAAAGAACACGTACAAAATGCAAGAGGGGCAAGAAACTATCCTTCTAGAGGTGCTCTGTGCTGCAGTCAAGCTCCGTGTTCTTGACATCGCCAAGTTTGATATCGACAAGCGTGGGCGCAAAACAAAGGCTCTGTCAGCCAAGACTTCCGAGCTCCAAGAGGAACTTTCTCACAACCTTGCTCAGATAATCCCAGGGCTTCTCAACAAATTTGGTTCCACGCCAGAAGCTGCTTCTGCCGTTCTGCGACTAGAACACCTTGTCGACCTGAACACAATCCAGGATCTCCAAAAAGACGCTACGGCCTATACATCTTTGCTCAATGATATCAACAAGCAATTCTTGACTCATTCCGATCAAGATGTCCTGGCTGAAGCTAGTGTGGCTTTCTTGCATGCCAAGAGCTCCGAGGAGATGCGAGAGGCGCTAGAGAGCAAGGTCCAAGAGCTATGGGACGATATGGTGGATGCACTAGCTGTCTTTTCTCGGAAGAAGGATGTCCAGGAAGGTGGCTCAATATCCGATCCCACTCTCACCGACCTGACCAATACTGTCTCTCGAATTTCGAACCTCGCCGGTATCACAGACTGCACCTCCATTCTAGAGACTGCCCCCAACTCACGATCGCAATCCAAGAAGGACCACACTGAGGCCCCATTCAACACCCTCATTCATCTTGCCAAACGTGGTCTGCGCAACGAagatggcgatgaagatACCGCCAAGGCGGAGAACGAGCTGGTATCGAGCAGCATCAGGTCGTTGCTTTTCTATTTTATGTGGAAGGTGCAGGCACTGTCCACAGCTTTAAATGACGGAAAGGCCTCCTTCAGCACATCCTACTTTGAAGCACTGACAAAAAGCCGAGAAACTTTCGCCTTGACGTTGGTCAACATCATGGAAACGCGCCCCGGGTTGAATGACATCTGCTTTGCAgcaactacaacatacctgGATCTGCAAACCCTGTTCAGCACGCTCCGCAACATCGGCCAAGGCAACGGCAACGATGAAGACGTACTATTTCAAACCCAAGGCCTAATCCATGAAATCGGGCCTGACATCCAAGCCCTCATCACCAAGATCCACGGTACAGCCGAGCGCACATTCGCCAAGAAATCAAGACTCAACCTTGAGCCAGCAGACGACGACGCCCCAGCCTCAGAAGACGAGCTCGACTCTGAGGATGAAGCCAGCGACTCCGAAGACGAAGCAATCATCAATGATCGCCTCCGCAGCAGCATTATAGCCGAACAGCGCCTCTGTGAGCTGACAGGCAAGCTCGTCCTTGCCATCATAGCCCGCACCATCGATGCCTCCGGCTCTAAGCGTGGCGCGCTGAAAAAGCGTCTCCTCCGCAATAAGGCCTCCCTCGGCCTCAACTACCGAGAGGTCCTCTCTTTTCTGGAAGAGCGCAAGGCCCGCAATGCCCCTCGTTCCAAGGGCAAGCAACCTGCAAAGCCTGCTGCTTCCCCTGCCAAGGGATCCAAGTCTGCTGAGCAAattgatgatgacgatgagcATGACCAGCCTGAGCCTAttgaggaagatgatgaggaagatcTACGTGCGCGTGGACTTGTCGAAGAGGATGTTGAACATGAGAATGgggacgaggacgaggaacTTACTCCTGCACCTGAGgctgatgaagatgaggtgaTGGGTGACTGA